The following coding sequences are from one Dermacentor andersoni chromosome 5, qqDerAnde1_hic_scaffold, whole genome shotgun sequence window:
- the LOC126531618 gene encoding limbic system-associated membrane protein-like isoform X1 has protein sequence MRRVGNCVCYGSAVAFLLLGILLGDSSVKAQDQETEVPQDRKVEFLTKEQTFFLSLGDSVSLPCKIVQSSEDEFIKVWLKNNDILFAGTFRVVTDPRLSLGPEGDLKIDGLVASDDAVYTCKVNSQIEPNSIQHKIVLPGPPKVSTIPESGEVTVMKGEPLYLGCMASGKPDSTITWRHMDHISTSNVARSSRSNDSSIDVTKLVQDNRIDIEAADSKYSGTYECTASNGYGKPVVAYITVKVLGKPTVKTSLQWSSGVGGSLNAELLCVTHSDVPGTTRWLRNDGTWLMHGESVSLYTAGNHYTARFKHVTERDYGNYTCESKNKFGVTADTIELQAAPTRPVVMGVEGPNSTAYLISLSSVAPYPINKYIIYIRAEKHAQDIDEWRNITIPSSRGHDMQKMGSKAVTSYLITNLEPETRYEALAVATNEMGTSGLTSFDFMTAFALPKQPLSTKASEEVEAGLQANDPDALQEQIKDGGNGNAGTRATLLSAHMIGCVTVALLSIFFC, from the exons CCCAAGACCAGGAAACGGAAGTGCCCCAAGACCGGAAAGTGGAGTTTTTGACAAAAGAGCAGACATTCTTCCTGAGCCTTGGTGACTCTGTGTCTCTCCCGTGCAAGATCGTGCAGTCAA GCGAAGATGAGTTCATCAAGGTGTGGCTCAAGAACAACGACATCTTGTTCGCTGGGACTTTTCGTGTGGTCACGGACCCGAGGCTCAGCCTAGGTCCCGAGGGCGACCTCAAAATTGATGGCCTGGTGGCCTCGGACGACGCCGTCTACACCTGCAAGGTCAACAGTCAGATCGAGCCAAACTCCATCCAGCACAAGATCGTCCTTCCAG GACCCCCCAAGGTGTCGACAATTCCGGAAAGCGGCGAGGTGACAGTAATGAAAGGGGAGCCCCTGTATTTAGGCTGCATGGCGAGCGGAAAGCCCGACTCCACCATCACGTGGCGACACATG GATCATATCAGCACCTCAAATGTGGCACGGTCGTCGAGGTCC AACGACTCTTCTATTGACGTCACCAAGCTGGTTCAAGACAACCGCATCGACATCGAAGCTGCCGACTCGAAGTACTCCGGAACTTACGAGTGCACCGCCTCTAACGGCTACGGCAAGCCCGTCGTGGCTTACATCACCGTGAAAGTTCTCG GCAAGCCGACGGTGAAGACGTCGCTGCAGTGGTCGTCGGGCGTGGGCGGCAGCCTGAACGCCGAGCTGCTGTGCGTGACGCACTCGGATGTGCCCGGCACGACGCGCTGGCTGCGCAACGACGGCACGTGGCTGATGCACGGCGAGTCCGTGTCCCTCTACACGGCTGGCAACCACTATACGGCCCGCTTCAAGCACGTCACCGAGCGAGACTACGGGAACTACACGTGCGAGTCCAAGAACAAGTTCGGCGTCACCGCGGACACCATCGAGCTTCAAG CTGCACCGACCAGGCCAGTCGTGATGGGCGTTGAGGGACCCAACTCGACAGCCTACCTCATCTCGCTTTCCTCGGTGGCTCCGTATCCCATCAACAAGTACATCATCTACATCCGGGCGGAAAAG CACGCCCAAGACATTGACGAATGGCGGAACATCACGATTCCGAGTAGCCGCGGCCACGACATGCAGAAGATGGGATCAAAGGCCGTCACGAGCTACCTGATAACCAATCTCGAGCCCGAGACTCGATACGAGGCGCTCGCTGTCGCCACCAACGAAATGGGCACGAGCGGTCTCACCAGCTTCGACTTTATGACGGCATTCG CCCTCCCTAAACAGCCGTTGAGTACCAAAGCCAGCGAGGAAGTTGAAGCTGGTCTACAAGCTAATGACCCTG ACGCCTTACAAGAACAGATCAAGGATGGCGGCAACGGAAACGCTGGCACCCGGGCCACACTCCTCAGTGCGCACATGATCGGGTGCGTCACGGTGGCGCTGCTTTCGATTTTTTTCTGCTGA
- the LOC126531618 gene encoding limbic system-associated membrane protein-like isoform X2, with product MRRVGNCVCYGSAVAFLLLGILLGDSSVKAQDQETEVPQDRKVEFLTKEQTFFLSLGDSVSLPCKIVQSSEDEFIKVWLKNNDILFAGTFRVVTDPRLSLGPEGDLKIDGLVASDDAVYTCKVNSQIEPNSIQHKIVLPGPPKVSTIPESGEVTVMKGEPLYLGCMASGKPDSTITWRHMNDSSIDVTKLVQDNRIDIEAADSKYSGTYECTASNGYGKPVVAYITVKVLGKPTVKTSLQWSSGVGGSLNAELLCVTHSDVPGTTRWLRNDGTWLMHGESVSLYTAGNHYTARFKHVTERDYGNYTCESKNKFGVTADTIELQAAPTRPVVMGVEGPNSTAYLISLSSVAPYPINKYIIYIRAEKHAQDIDEWRNITIPSSRGHDMQKMGSKAVTSYLITNLEPETRYEALAVATNEMGTSGLTSFDFMTAFALPKQPLSTKASEEVEAGLQANDPDALQEQIKDGGNGNAGTRATLLSAHMIGCVTVALLSIFFC from the exons CCCAAGACCAGGAAACGGAAGTGCCCCAAGACCGGAAAGTGGAGTTTTTGACAAAAGAGCAGACATTCTTCCTGAGCCTTGGTGACTCTGTGTCTCTCCCGTGCAAGATCGTGCAGTCAA GCGAAGATGAGTTCATCAAGGTGTGGCTCAAGAACAACGACATCTTGTTCGCTGGGACTTTTCGTGTGGTCACGGACCCGAGGCTCAGCCTAGGTCCCGAGGGCGACCTCAAAATTGATGGCCTGGTGGCCTCGGACGACGCCGTCTACACCTGCAAGGTCAACAGTCAGATCGAGCCAAACTCCATCCAGCACAAGATCGTCCTTCCAG GACCCCCCAAGGTGTCGACAATTCCGGAAAGCGGCGAGGTGACAGTAATGAAAGGGGAGCCCCTGTATTTAGGCTGCATGGCGAGCGGAAAGCCCGACTCCACCATCACGTGGCGACACATG AACGACTCTTCTATTGACGTCACCAAGCTGGTTCAAGACAACCGCATCGACATCGAAGCTGCCGACTCGAAGTACTCCGGAACTTACGAGTGCACCGCCTCTAACGGCTACGGCAAGCCCGTCGTGGCTTACATCACCGTGAAAGTTCTCG GCAAGCCGACGGTGAAGACGTCGCTGCAGTGGTCGTCGGGCGTGGGCGGCAGCCTGAACGCCGAGCTGCTGTGCGTGACGCACTCGGATGTGCCCGGCACGACGCGCTGGCTGCGCAACGACGGCACGTGGCTGATGCACGGCGAGTCCGTGTCCCTCTACACGGCTGGCAACCACTATACGGCCCGCTTCAAGCACGTCACCGAGCGAGACTACGGGAACTACACGTGCGAGTCCAAGAACAAGTTCGGCGTCACCGCGGACACCATCGAGCTTCAAG CTGCACCGACCAGGCCAGTCGTGATGGGCGTTGAGGGACCCAACTCGACAGCCTACCTCATCTCGCTTTCCTCGGTGGCTCCGTATCCCATCAACAAGTACATCATCTACATCCGGGCGGAAAAG CACGCCCAAGACATTGACGAATGGCGGAACATCACGATTCCGAGTAGCCGCGGCCACGACATGCAGAAGATGGGATCAAAGGCCGTCACGAGCTACCTGATAACCAATCTCGAGCCCGAGACTCGATACGAGGCGCTCGCTGTCGCCACCAACGAAATGGGCACGAGCGGTCTCACCAGCTTCGACTTTATGACGGCATTCG CCCTCCCTAAACAGCCGTTGAGTACCAAAGCCAGCGAGGAAGTTGAAGCTGGTCTACAAGCTAATGACCCTG ACGCCTTACAAGAACAGATCAAGGATGGCGGCAACGGAAACGCTGGCACCCGGGCCACACTCCTCAGTGCGCACATGATCGGGTGCGTCACGGTGGCGCTGCTTTCGATTTTTTTCTGCTGA
- the LOC126531618 gene encoding limbic system-associated membrane protein-like isoform X3: protein MRRVGNCVCYGSAVAFLLLGILLGDSSVKAQDQETEVPQDRKVEFLTKEQTFFLSLGDSVSLPCKIVQSSEDEFIKVWLKNNDILFAGTFRVVTDPRLSLGPEGDLKIDGLVASDDAVYTCKVNSQIEPNSIQHKIVLPGPPKVSTIPESGEVTVMKGEPLYLGCMASGKPDSTITWRHMDHISTSNVARSSRSNDSSIDVTKLVQDNRIDIEAADSKYSGTYECTASNGYGKPVVAYITVKVLGKPTVKTSLQWSSGVGGSLNAELLCVTHSDVPGTTRWLRNDGTWLMHGESVSLYTAGNHYTARFKHVTERDYGNYTCESKNKFGVTADTIELQAAPTRPVVMGVEGPNSTAYLISLSSVAPYPINKYIIYIRAEKHAQDIDEWRNITIPSSRGHDMQKMGSKAVTSYLITNLEPETRYEALAVATNEMGTSGLTSFDFMTAFDALQEQIKDGGNGNAGTRATLLSAHMIGCVTVALLSIFFC from the exons CCCAAGACCAGGAAACGGAAGTGCCCCAAGACCGGAAAGTGGAGTTTTTGACAAAAGAGCAGACATTCTTCCTGAGCCTTGGTGACTCTGTGTCTCTCCCGTGCAAGATCGTGCAGTCAA GCGAAGATGAGTTCATCAAGGTGTGGCTCAAGAACAACGACATCTTGTTCGCTGGGACTTTTCGTGTGGTCACGGACCCGAGGCTCAGCCTAGGTCCCGAGGGCGACCTCAAAATTGATGGCCTGGTGGCCTCGGACGACGCCGTCTACACCTGCAAGGTCAACAGTCAGATCGAGCCAAACTCCATCCAGCACAAGATCGTCCTTCCAG GACCCCCCAAGGTGTCGACAATTCCGGAAAGCGGCGAGGTGACAGTAATGAAAGGGGAGCCCCTGTATTTAGGCTGCATGGCGAGCGGAAAGCCCGACTCCACCATCACGTGGCGACACATG GATCATATCAGCACCTCAAATGTGGCACGGTCGTCGAGGTCC AACGACTCTTCTATTGACGTCACCAAGCTGGTTCAAGACAACCGCATCGACATCGAAGCTGCCGACTCGAAGTACTCCGGAACTTACGAGTGCACCGCCTCTAACGGCTACGGCAAGCCCGTCGTGGCTTACATCACCGTGAAAGTTCTCG GCAAGCCGACGGTGAAGACGTCGCTGCAGTGGTCGTCGGGCGTGGGCGGCAGCCTGAACGCCGAGCTGCTGTGCGTGACGCACTCGGATGTGCCCGGCACGACGCGCTGGCTGCGCAACGACGGCACGTGGCTGATGCACGGCGAGTCCGTGTCCCTCTACACGGCTGGCAACCACTATACGGCCCGCTTCAAGCACGTCACCGAGCGAGACTACGGGAACTACACGTGCGAGTCCAAGAACAAGTTCGGCGTCACCGCGGACACCATCGAGCTTCAAG CTGCACCGACCAGGCCAGTCGTGATGGGCGTTGAGGGACCCAACTCGACAGCCTACCTCATCTCGCTTTCCTCGGTGGCTCCGTATCCCATCAACAAGTACATCATCTACATCCGGGCGGAAAAG CACGCCCAAGACATTGACGAATGGCGGAACATCACGATTCCGAGTAGCCGCGGCCACGACATGCAGAAGATGGGATCAAAGGCCGTCACGAGCTACCTGATAACCAATCTCGAGCCCGAGACTCGATACGAGGCGCTCGCTGTCGCCACCAACGAAATGGGCACGAGCGGTCTCACCAGCTTCGACTTTATGACGGCATTCG ACGCCTTACAAGAACAGATCAAGGATGGCGGCAACGGAAACGCTGGCACCCGGGCCACACTCCTCAGTGCGCACATGATCGGGTGCGTCACGGTGGCGCTGCTTTCGATTTTTTTCTGCTGA